Within the Bacillus mesophilus genome, the region AAGCGCTTAAGTAATAAAATTTCTAAAAGTAAAGACTTCCAATTAGATAGTCCGAAGGTATTCGCTATATTAATAAAAAGTTCACCTTCTATTATTTTTAGACTATCAACTATAGTATCCCCGTAGGATGAATCCTGGCGATACACTCTAATTTTGTGCTCATTTATAAGCTTAATACAATGTGCAATAGATTTAATCATCGTGATATCTTCTATTTGTGAAAGCAAACTATAATATAAGCCACTAAAATAATCCCCTGCTAACACCTTTAGTTGCTGCTTCTTTTGTTCAAGATCTCCTAGCTTTTCTGCTGTTGATACCTCTTCATGAACATCGAGCGCAACTTGGACAAGTATAGTTGTGATTATATATGTCTCTAGTGTCTTATCATCAATTTCTGCATCATTACACATCGCGACTAATAGAAAAAGCTTATCCTCATCCACTTTGGGAGTATCAATAAACTTATTTAGATAAGAATGGTGAATAAACTGATTGATCTTCTCAAGTATATATGTTTTTTTTCTATTGATGTCATTCACATTTATCACCCTTGTCCCCATT harbors:
- a CDS encoding heptaprenyl diphosphate synthase component 1 yields the protein MNDINRKKTYILEKINQFIHHSYLNKFIDTPKVDEDKLFLLVAMCNDAEIDDKTLETYIITTILVQVALDVHEEVSTAEKLGDLEQKKQQLKVLAGDYFSGLYYSLLSQIEDITMIKSIAHCIKLINEHKIRVYRQDSSYGDTIVDSLKIIEGELFINIANTFGLSNWKSLLLEILLLKRLYKEKGKYIETGHSVMINFLNSEARDLNSSASVTKLDVMIMNTRERIQNIISSSTIDSAILERIHLIINKVDIQPVHSILEEG